The stretch of DNA GGTGAAAGCAGCCGGCCCGCAGGGCTAAGCTCGCTCGTCGGTTGATAAACGGGGAAACGATCCCAATGCGGATCGTTTCCCCGTTTTGCCGTGGAAGGGGACCCTGTCACGGCGGCGGTGTTCAGTGGCCCGCCATTGTCGTGTCTCCCCGCGCGCATGCACCGGCTCGAGGAGTGTGATAAACTCGAAGAGTCCGCAGCGCCATGGCAACGTCGTACCCGTTGCGGCGGCAACGGTGGGACACTGGCGAGCGACGCTCCGGGACCTGGGCCACACGCGCCCGGAACGCTCCGCCTGCTCACCCCGTGCAAGCTCTCGACCCTGGCAGATCCGCTGATAATGGCTTCGTCAACTGGGAACGCGAGGCTCGCACACGCAACCCGGCCGGCAAAGGCGCCGGCGATGGAGGTACAGATCCCGTGTGCAAACCCTATTCTCCGGCGTGGCTGACCCACGTCGTTAAGGCCGTCGGCGCCGCCGTCGCCATAACCCTGGCCGCGCCCGTCTCCGCGCAGTCGGGACCCTACGTAAGGCTTCCTGGCCACTTTCCGGCTTCGGTCTACCGGGCCCGTGTGGTTGGCCGGTTGCAGCCGCAGGACCCGATCGCTCTGGCCATCGCGCTGCCACTGCACCACGAGCGCGAGCTCCAGTCGCTCCTGGGCCGCCTCTATGACCCGGCCGATCCGGGCTACGGCCATTTCCTGACGTCCGAGGAATTCACCTCGCGCTTCAGCCCAAGCCCCGAGGACTACCGCGCGGTGAAGGCTCTCGCCGAAGCCTCCGGTCTTCGCGTGACGGCGGAGCACGCCAACCGCCTCGTGCTGGACGTGGAAGGCCCGGCGGCCGCCGTGGAGTCGGCCTTCCGGCTTCACCTGCTGCGCTATCAGGATCCGGGCGGAAGGACCTTCCGCGCCCCGGACGCCGAACCTTCCGTCCCAAAAGCCCTGGCAGGCGTCATAAGCGGCGTCATCGGGCTGGACAACGCCGCAATCTGGCAGACGCACAACCGTCCGATGGCCGATGCGTCGGCGTCCGTTTCGCCGCTCCAGGTCGGCTCCGGTCCCGGCGGCGCGTTGACACCGTCCGACATCCGCTCGGCCTACAACCTCTCCACCGTGACCGAAAAGGGAACCGGGCAGACCCTGGCGCTCTTCGAACTCGACGGCTACGCCGCCAGCGACATCCACACATACGAAAGCTACTTCGGCCTGCCTGCCGTGCCGCTGCAGAATGTGCTGGTGGACGGCTATTCGGGCGCGGCCGGCAGCGGCGCCGGCGAGGTGACGCTGGACATCGAGTTGATGATCGCCGTCGCGCCGGGCGCCTCCAAGATCGTCGTCTACGAAGGCCCGAATTCCGGATCCGGCGTGGTGGACACGTACAACCGTATTGCCTCGGATAACGCCGCGAAAGAGATCAGCACATCGTGGGGCCTCGCAGAAGGCAGCACCGGGGCCGCCACACGCAACGCGGAGAATACGGCGTTTCAGCAAATGGCCGCCCAGGGACAATCGATCTACGCCGCGTCCGGTGACAGCGGGGCGTACGACAACGGCTCATCCCTCAGCGTGGATGATCCGGCGTCTCAGCCTTACATGGTCGGCGTTGGCGGCACGCGTCTCACGACGAGCGGGGCCGGCGGCGCGTGGTCGTCCGAGACCACGTGGAACGGAGGCTCGACCAGTAAATCGGGCGGAGGAGGCGGCATCAGCACCGTCTGGTCCATGCCCTCCTGGCAGTCCGGCGTTGTATCCTCCGCGTCCAAGGGGTCGACCACAATGCGCAACGTGCCGGACGTATCGCTGGACGCCGACCCGTATTCGGGTTACTCCGTGTATTTCGGCAGCTGGCAGATTTACGGTGGAACAAGCTGCGCTGCGCCGCTCTGGGCCGCGTACACAGCGCTCGTCAACCAGCGCCGCGCGGCCAACGGGACCTCTCCACTGGGATTCGCCAACCCTGCCATCTATCAGGTCGGCAAGGGCGGCCGCTACACCACCGATTTCCACGACATCGCCGACGGCAGCACCAACCTCTATTACCCCGCCGTGACGGGTTATGACGACGCGACCGGTTGGGGCACGTTCAACGGCGCCAACCTGCTGGCGGATCTCGCGCCCTATCCGGCAAGCCAACTGCTTCTCAATCCCGGCTTCGAAAACGGCTCGACAAACCCCGGCCCATGGTACGTGACCCCAGGCGTGGTGGACAACAGCACCACGCTGCCCGCGCTCTCCGGCGTCTGGAAGGCCAAGCTCAACGGCTATGGGACGCAGCATGTGGACGCCATCTATCAGGATGTGGCAATTCCATCCACCGCCTCCAGCGCTACACTCACCTTCTGGCTGCATATCATTTCCGCGGACACGACAGGAGTACTTCACGATAAGCTGTCAATCCAGGTCCGCAACAGCGCCAGCGCCATCCTTGCGACTCTTGCGACCTATTCAAACCTGAATCAGAACGCCGGCTACGCACAGCAGACGTTTGACGTCTCCGCCTACAAGGGCCAGACAATCCGCGTTTGCGCCATCGGGAATGAAGACAGCTCGCTGGCGACGTGGTTCCTGATGGACGACTTCGCCCTGACGGTCCGCTAGACAAATCGTAAACGCGGAAACGGGGAGATGAACGCTCATTTCCCCATTTCCGCGTTCCGATGCCCCTATAATGATTCCGGAGCGTCCTGCAACCGCTCCCGACAACTCATGGAAAATCCAGCCTCCATCCCCCAACCTCCTCCGTCTATCGCGCGTCTCATTGCGCTCCAGCGCCGCATGCGCGATGCCCTACTGGCGCACCTGCGCGTACAGGGCAATGCGATGGCCGACGTCGCGGAAGACCACTCCAGCGACGGCGACACGATCTACCGAATCGACGAGAAGGGCGAGGACGTCCTGTTCGAGGAGTGTGAGCGCTGGGGCCGAGAAACGCCGTTCGTGCTGATCGCCGAAGGCGTTCCGGGCGATGGCTGGCGCGCGTTCCCCGCGGGCACGGCCTTCGATCGGGCGGAATTCCTGCTGATCGTGGACCCGATTGACGGTACTCGCGAAATCATGTACGACAAGCGCTCCGCCTGGGCGCTTGCGGGCATCGCTCCCAATAAAGGCGCGGCTACGACCCTGGCCGACATCGAAATGGCCGTGATGACCGAACTGCCCACCACACGCCATCTTTACGGCGACACGCTGTGGGCGGTCCGCGGGCATGGCGCTCACGGTGAACGCCAGAACCTGCTCACGGGAAGCGTTGAGCCGTTTACCCCGCGCCCTTCGCGATCGGCGACGATCGCGCACGGATTCGCATCGATCACCAAGTTTTTCCCGGGCACAAAGGT from Armatimonadota bacterium encodes:
- a CDS encoding protease pro-enzyme activation domain-containing protein, which produces MCKPYSPAWLTHVVKAVGAAVAITLAAPVSAQSGPYVRLPGHFPASVYRARVVGRLQPQDPIALAIALPLHHERELQSLLGRLYDPADPGYGHFLTSEEFTSRFSPSPEDYRAVKALAEASGLRVTAEHANRLVLDVEGPAAAVESAFRLHLLRYQDPGGRTFRAPDAEPSVPKALAGVISGVIGLDNAAIWQTHNRPMADASASVSPLQVGSGPGGALTPSDIRSAYNLSTVTEKGTGQTLALFELDGYAASDIHTYESYFGLPAVPLQNVLVDGYSGAAGSGAGEVTLDIELMIAVAPGASKIVVYEGPNSGSGVVDTYNRIASDNAAKEISTSWGLAEGSTGAATRNAENTAFQQMAAQGQSIYAASGDSGAYDNGSSLSVDDPASQPYMVGVGGTRLTTSGAGGAWSSETTWNGGSTSKSGGGGGISTVWSMPSWQSGVVSSASKGSTTMRNVPDVSLDADPYSGYSVYFGSWQIYGGTSCAAPLWAAYTALVNQRRAANGTSPLGFANPAIYQVGKGGRYTTDFHDIADGSTNLYYPAVTGYDDATGWGTFNGANLLADLAPYPASQLLLNPGFENGSTNPGPWYVTPGVVDNSTTLPALSGVWKAKLNGYGTQHVDAIYQDVAIPSTASSATLTFWLHIISADTTGVLHDKLSIQVRNSASAILATLATYSNLNQNAGYAQQTFDVSAYKGQTIRVCAIGNEDSSLATWFLMDDFALTVR
- a CDS encoding inositol monophosphatase, yielding MRDALLAHLRVQGNAMADVAEDHSSDGDTIYRIDEKGEDVLFEECERWGRETPFVLIAEGVPGDGWRAFPAGTAFDRAEFLLIVDPIDGTREIMYDKRSAWALAGIAPNKGAATTLADIEMAVMTELPTTRHLYGDTLWAVRGHGAHGERQNLLTGSVEPFTPRPSRSATIAHGFASITKFFPGTKVQAAQLEEDLFAEVLDGVQGGNPLAFDDQYISTGGQLYELVVGHDRFNADLRPVFLGPNPARLCCHPYDICVELIAKEAGVIITDERGDALSAPLDIREPVSWIGYANEGIRAQIQPALRRLLIPFSRP